The following nucleotide sequence is from Candidatus Aminicenantes bacterium.
GCCTCGAGGAGCTGGAACCCCTGCTGAGCGAGTACGAAACGAAGAAGGCCGCTTTCGACCAGCGGTTGGCCGAGCTGGAGCTTGAGGGCTGAGCCCTATTTCTTGCGGTCGCCGTACCACACGCCGGCGGCCATATAATCCTTCGGGGTGAACTCCTCGATCCAGATCCGGATCGAATCGAGCGGCGAACCGAGGGCATCCTGGACGGCTTTGGTCAGGGCCTCGAGCAGGGC
It contains:
- a CDS encoding 4-oxalocrotonate tautomerase family protein, which translates into the protein MPLIEVHLLEGRTDDQKKALLEALTKAVQDALGSPLDSIRIWIEEFTPKDYMAAGVWYGDRKK